GGCGGACCTGATCGCCGCGGTACGGGTGGTCGCCTCGGGCGAGGCGCTGCTGGCTCCGTCGGTGACCCGGCGCCTGATCGCGGACTTCGTCGAGCGGCGGCCCGCGCCGCGCCGCAATCCCGCGCTGCGGCTGAACGGGCTGACCCCGCGGGAGACCGAGGTGCTGGAGCTGATCGCGCGCGGGCTGTCGAACCAGGAGATCGCCGGCCATCTGGTGCTCGCCGAACAGACGGTCAAGACCCACATCGGGCGGGTGCTGGGCAAGCTGGACCTGCGGGACCGGGCGCAGGCCGTGATCTTCGCCTACGAGGCGGGGCTGGTGCGGCCGGGCGACGGCGGCTGATCCGCCTCCCACCGGCCCCCTCCACCGGCCTCCCCCACCGGCCTCCTTCACCGGCCGGTCTCCTCCACCCCCTACCGGGGTATGACATCCGACTTGGCTCCACGGTGCGACGCCCGGTGCGCCACCTCCTTCTTACCTTCCTCCTCGTCACGAGGAGAGGAGAAGGGGCATGCGCCGCTTCGCAAGGACACTGGTCACGGCCGCACTGGCGGCGGCCGTCGTCGCCGGCACCGCGGGATGGGCCTCCGCGGACGCCCAGACGGCGGTCACCGGCCCGCCGCCGGGCACCGCCGCCTGGCGGGCCGACTCGGTGTCCGGGCGGCCGCTGCCGGACCCGGAGCGGGCGACGCCGGCCGAGGTCGCGCGGTTCTTCGCCGGGCTGGACACGCCCCGGGCACGGGAGCTCGTACGGGTCCACCCGCTCGTGGTGGGGAATCTGGACGGGGCTCCGCTCCCGCTGCGGTACGAGGCCAACCGGCTGGCCGTACGCGCGACCGGCGAGCCGCGCTTCGCCTCCCTGGCCGCGCCCGGCCGGCAGATCCTGGCCTTCGACCCGCGGGGGCGGGGCACCGTCGCCGAGGTGTTCGGGGACCTGGAGCGGTCCGCGCACGTATCGGTGATCGTGCCGGGCTCGGACAACGACGCCACCACCTACGACCGCCCCCGGGCCGCGTACACCGGCCCGGCGGGCATGGCCCGCTCCCTGCGGTCCGCGACCGGGGAGACGGCCGCCGTCATCGCGTGGACCGGCTACACCACACCCGTCGGGGTGGGGCTGGACACGGCCCGCGGGCGGCTGGCGGAGGCGGGCGCGGTCCGGCTCGCCCGGTTCACCGAGGGGCTCGGAGCGGTCGGCGCGCCCGACCCGGTGCTGTTCTGCCACAGCTACGGCTCGGTGGTCTGCGGGCTGGCGGCCCGGCACACGGACGCCACCGACATCGTCGCCTTCGGCTCCCCCGGCATGCGGGCCGACAGCATCGCGGAACTGCGCACCGAGGCCCGGGTCTGGGCGGCGCGCGGGCCCTCCGACTGGATCTCCGACGTGCCCAACGTGGAGTTCGCGGGGCTCGGCCACGGAGCCGATCCCACCTCGGCGGCCTTCGGCGCCCGCCGGATCGACGCCGCCGACGTGGCGGGCCACACCGGCTACTTCACCCCCGGCACCCGGTCCCTGCAGGCCTTCGCCGCCATCGCGACGGGAGCGGGCCGATGAGCACGCTGGAGACCGGGCGTCCGGCAAGCAGGCAGGGCGTCCTCACCAAGGTGCGGGCGGCCGCCGGCCGGATCGACGCGAAGACCCCCGGCCACCGGGACCGGGCGATCGACGGGCTGCGGGCGCTGGCCCTGCTGGCCGTGCCGACCGGGCACTGGCTGCTCGGCGGGTTCACCCTCGACTCCGGCGGGGCCCTGCACAACGCGAGCCCCCTCTCCGCCTTCGGCGGCCTGGCCCCGGCCAGTTGGGTGCTGCAGATGCTCGGCGTCTTCTTCCTGGTCGGCGGCTACGCCTCGGCGCTCTCCTTCCGGCGGCACACCGGATCGGCCGGAGCCTGGCTGAAGGGCCGGATCGCCCGGCTGGGGCGACCGGTGCTCGGGGTCACGGCGGTGTGGGCGCTGGCCGCGCCGGTGCTGTACGCGGCCGGGGTGCCCGAGGCCACCCTGCGGACCGGGGCGAAGCTGGTGATCCAGCCGCTGTGGTTCGTCGGGGTGTACGTGGTGGTCACCGCGCTGACCCCGTACTGCGTGCGCGCCGCGCACCG
This genomic interval from Streptomyces sp. NBC_00193 contains the following:
- a CDS encoding response regulator transcription factor, which translates into the protein MTIRVIIVDDQAMVRAGFAALLSAQADIDVVGEAPDGRQGIQVSRTVHPDVVLMDVRMPEMDGLSAARELLDPPPGVVHRPKVLMLTTFDIDDYVYEALRAGASGFLLKDAPPADLIAAVRVVASGEALLAPSVTRRLIADFVERRPAPRRNPALRLNGLTPRETEVLELIARGLSNQEIAGHLVLAEQTVKTHIGRVLGKLDLRDRAQAVIFAYEAGLVRPGDGG
- a CDS encoding alpha/beta hydrolase, with the translated sequence MRRFARTLVTAALAAAVVAGTAGWASADAQTAVTGPPPGTAAWRADSVSGRPLPDPERATPAEVARFFAGLDTPRARELVRVHPLVVGNLDGAPLPLRYEANRLAVRATGEPRFASLAAPGRQILAFDPRGRGTVAEVFGDLERSAHVSVIVPGSDNDATTYDRPRAAYTGPAGMARSLRSATGETAAVIAWTGYTTPVGVGLDTARGRLAEAGAVRLARFTEGLGAVGAPDPVLFCHSYGSVVCGLAARHTDATDIVAFGSPGMRADSIAELRTEARVWAARGPSDWISDVPNVEFAGLGHGADPTSAAFGARRIDAADVAGHTGYFTPGTRSLQAFAAIATGAGR